The genomic interval atccctagctcggcacacccgagtcagctcgttgggaaagagtgctcatgaagtcaactgagtgagtctcagttctcctagttggtaccgctgttcctcctgctgcagggccagcatcttctaaacattgctttcatcttattcctcaagattgttcttaaaaattttttaagaagaatgcacatttttcaaaagactcacagctttccaaataactctttcaagtgaggatagccccacacctgtcttaaatcccaaataataagaaccagttaattaagtaactgggttagttcaaattggtcgtcacattttggcatagtaaaaacagcagctacatgtagtacatgttttaacctgctcagtgtgatttgatgtatttttgaattttaccaggtttccatgttgtcttggccattttcttcctcttacgcatttggacgtgtgtacatgtgactgatcacatgacaggaaacagaaaaaaacggtataaaagaggcagcatggcaagcaaacagcctttcactttacaaatctgctggcgatcaccatttctggactgtggtgttttattcggacttatctttgtagattcaagcacttggaacatcacttggattgcattatacacggctggaaacgtgcggtgctatggaaaccgcccccagtgggacccctctctaatcggtgttgcagtagtcgtggccgagtggttaaggcgatggcctagaaatccattggggtctctcCGCGcaagttcgaatcctgccgactacgcttttgcgttccgcccgctgcattgcataaacaaggttgtggccgcagcaaccccgcttccaatccgggtctcgctgtcttttgccctcagactcctatttgccacctcacccttcagctggacattgtgcctgaagctcgttggcggtctattctgctttcttcctgcagtcaacggacctggagggcagcaggtcggtgtagtcgtggccgagaggttaaggcgatggacttgaaatccattggtgtctccccgcgcaggttcgaatcctgccgactacgagttgcgaccaattgcatcttccatggtctttgctctctttccacaattcctgttttgcaggttgaacaacgctttcagggggtgcttagattggttgccgccatgcgcCAAAGCTGGGGAACAATAGTCTGTTAGAGGGGGGGAAGAAATGGAAGGCGAGGGAAGAAGGGGGGAGAAGggggaagaagagaaaaagagaaaaaggcgaaaaagaggaaaatgaggagGAAAGTGGCTCTAATCCCTTTGTGCGctaaagcaatgtttttgtaagtgtttgtttgcaataaattgcttttaaaaaacgttttcctgttgttttattcatttgtgaggGAGAACGGTTGATCACGAGGTACCTGGTTCGAATCCCGCTGCTGCCAGGAATAAAAGTCGTTACTTAATGCTacgaattatttctgaaattgcCAAAAACcttgtattaattttatgttgctgATTGTCAATAttctcttcagttcagtttttcactTTAGTTTAAATTACACTTCTACTGCagctattttctaaataaaatagtataaatagtcagtttatttctgaaacaatcctaaaatttctctgaatttttaaaatgtctataacctttgaatgaaaatgtagaaaagtaaaacatatGGAAAAGAGAGTTATGTAATCAggacctttttattatttttcaattagtcATAGCCAATTATTCAttgcaaaacaaacagaaagaacagaacaatacacatgaacaaaccttaaaaatatccACGACACTTgtgcattcaaaacaaaactatacacataaataaacatcttacataaataaaaagtttgaatttcTCTTcggtaaaaaaatttaaataaaactatacacataaataaaaccttcttttaagtttcttttttttatttagtttttttaatattgtccAACCACTGCTCCTTTGGTAGTGTCTCTACAGAGGGGCAGTATATAATGCCCTTGTATTGGCTGTGCCCAGTCTCCACTGTCCTAAACTGCCCACATTTTTTACACGTATTGTGCTCTACTCATGGGTCAGTTTTCTAACTGGAGCACGAGCTGGAGCAGGAGGCCCTGTTAGTCCCTGCGTGGCCAATGGAGCCAGCATCACCAGCTGAGCACCTGGGAGTGGAGCAGGTAAAAGTCGCCGAGGGATTTGAGGTATCTCCGCTGCAGCGatgttcctcttcctcttcttcacaCGTGCCTGGCCCACAGTGCTACTGGGCAGGTGGTATTGGTGAGATGGTCCTGCTTGGGGGCAGAGATGGGGGCGCACATTGGCAGAGGGTAGAGGGTCGGCTGCCACAGACAAACGGCTAGGCAGTTGCAGCCCCTGCATCAAAACTGCGCTGTCCTGCCTTTTCACCCTCTTGTTGTGCCACTGAACCAGTGTGGTGTGGCTCACATTCACCAGCTGCAAGGTGGTCTGCTGCATAACGGCGGCATTGGTCAGAATACGCTGCCTGATTTTTTTATAGTCCTCCAAGATGAGGTCCCACCTCGACACTGTGCCAACCCCCTTCTTCTTTGGGCTTTTGTGAATGGCACAGAGCTTGACAAAAATGGTCTCGATGAGACGACAGCAATCTGGCCACTGGGCAAGAGGGGCAGTGGTGGTGAGTGCATGCCTCTTTACACTTTCCACCCCTGGAGTGAACTCCTGCCTCTTCTTGGGGGATCTGAACCTCCCCGTGTCCAGCTTGCTCTGGTGTCTGGCAGCAAACACCACCCTCTGCTTATCATAGTCCAGCAGGTTCTGCCAAAGAGCAACTATGTTGCTCACCTAAGCAGATAGGGCATATTACACATagcaaatgagaaaacaaaacacgtgCAAGTGTTGACATATGGCAGGTCAATGGGGGGAAATAAGGAAACTTGAATGTTCCTGACCTGCTGGTTGGTGAGGATCAGCGATGACTGATTCTTAAGCTCCACCAGATACTCCGCCAGGCTGTCCACTCTGTCCATGCCTGGCACACCAGCACTATCTAAagcctgaggaaaaaaagacagaaacgaGCAATATTATGACAGTTAAGTTTATACAGTTACGTtggacaaaaaacaaatacatatatacacatttctagaTGTGATTTTGTTGACAAGCATCAAGTTCAGATAGTATAAAGAAGCTTCAGATCATCTTAAACTCTTTGTTTAACTTTTCTTAGCATAACAGTTCATAatctatatttgatatttgtaatacaaatgttaaaatgttttgtactttaactaattataataaatatttaacaaataaaactattttattggcaaaacataaatgtaatgatttcctgatagaacagaatagaatagagtgTAAGAAAATATTAGGGAATACCCGTATGTTGGTAGAaaggtttcatttatatataatgtcataaGCAATCCAAATCAGTCTGAGTGCACATATAACAAGGTATTTACATACCACAGATTCTGATGCACCTGGCATGGAGGAGGCAGCAGGCTGAATAAATGAAGCCGCAGCCAaggtggaggaggcagctggctggacggtggaggaggcagctggctggacggtggaggcagaagcTGGCGGTGGAGgcggcagctggctggacgttggaggaggcagctggctggacggtggaggcagaagcCATTGTGGAGgcggcagctggctggacgttggaggaggcagctggctggacggtggaggcagaagcCAAGGTGGAGgcggcagctggctggacgttggaggaggcagctggctggacggtggaggcagaagcCAAGGTGGAGgcggcagctggctggacggtggacGCAGAAGCAGGCTGGAcggtggaggaggcagctggctgggacgatggaggaggcagctggctggacggtggacGCAGAAGCCAtggtggaggaggcagctggcaAAAAATGGGGGGAGACAGAGAAGCTTGGGTCATTGGTAAGACTTGACTGAGTAATGTCATCTATTTGTACTTCCCCGAAGCCCTCGTCCTCTTCGTCCACGCCTTCATCCACATCCTCCAACAGGTTTTCTGTTTCTCTGAGTCAGGATCCACTACTAGGGGCTGTCCAGTCTGACTGAGCAGGTAGTCAACACCAAGCAgctccttttaaaaaaataaaaaaaaaaaaataaaaaggacacacacatacaggagaGGTCAAAATTTTGAacacattactattttttatgtttttgaaagatgttttaCATGGTCAGGTTCAGCAAtgagaataataaaagcaaagacTCAGAACAGTGAAAACCACAAACCAAAAGTATTATGCAACCAGACAAGTGGATGACATACCAGTGTATTCAGCAGGTGGCTGGAAAGATGGCACAAAAGGCCGACCGAACACCTTCAGGCTGTTGGTGTTGACACAGTGGGTCATTTCCGGGCGACGTGAGAAGGGACGCTGGCTTGCTGGTCACTGATGCAGCTGCCCGGTCCTGATTCCACCTGTTCAGGCCTTCCAGCAGGTAGAGCTGAAAATTCAGCGCATTTGCACTGGTTCCTAGAAGAGGAAAAAATCATACACATAAAAATTACAAGCCTTTCGATATGAATAACAGaacttgaaaataattaaaactttacacATGTGAGACAATCGACCTGGAATGAACCTGTTTAAGTGGCAGTGGAAGGACTCAAGGGACGTTGACCTCTGGCACAACGATACCTGGTCAGGATGACTCCGCCTTTGTGGTGGTGCCTATCTCTGTGTACAGAGGCACACCCGCACGCCCTGAATGCACCTGACATGCCGCTTTCTGCACACGCCAGATGTGCTCCATGCGCACCTCATCTAGAAGTGGCACACCCATAAGGTCCCTACCGTTTGCACCCCCCAGGTCCTGCAGCAGCCTCTCCATGAGGCGTATGGTGGCCTCTTTCACCTCGTGGTCCTCCCCGCGCAGTAAAGGCTCAGCTCCTTTTTACTGATGCTTCTGTCCACCAGGATGTCAGTAATAGCTGGCAAACCTTCCGCCATCATCTGTTTCCTTTTGCCTGCCGCAACAGACTGAGGTCTCCAGCGCCCCACTCAAAAATGCAGGCTGACAGGCATCCCATGAAGGTGGGATAGAGGGGATGGGCATCGGTGGTGCAGCCCACGGCCAGCCTCCTCATAAAGTGCCAGATGTCCAGCCGTATGTGAAGGTCTGCCACTCCCAAACCTGGTCTGCAGCTTGCTTGTCGCCTCCATCACTCACGCAGCAGCCACAGTCCACATAAAGCAGCACTGGTGGTGGAATGGCAGCCTTGCGGTAGCGCTCCATTACACCAGCCACCATTCTGCTCAGTCCTGGCCCTCTTGCACTGACAGCACACTGGTCACTATCTGGCCAACCTCATTTCCAATGGAGGTTACCCAGAGTGCTGTCCTCTCGCCCATGGCCGGCCAGCTTCTTTGTGATctgaaatttacaaatgtaacaagACTTTTATGATGTGAcaacaatgaacaataataacaataatgtctTTCTGatggtatatatttatataaaggaaCACTACAGAATGGAATTTTTTACGTTACCTTTTTGGAATCCATCTTTAAGATGTTGCCAAAGATGGATGTGATGCTGGCTTTTATATGCTCAATTCTGGAGAGGATATCCCTGCCGTATACTGACAGCAGCCAACGACTGGTGGGAATGTCGATTGGCTCTGGAGGCTCCTGGCAGACCACCGGATACAGGCTGGGTCGATC from Puntigrus tetrazona isolate hp1 chromosome 4, ASM1883169v1, whole genome shotgun sequence carries:
- the LOC122342356 gene encoding uncharacterized protein LOC122342356, yielding MERLLQDLGGANGRDLMGVPLLDEVRMEHIWRVQKAACQVHSGRAGTSANALNFQLYLLEGLNRWNQDRAAASVTSKPASLLTSPGNDPLCQHQQPEGVRETENLLEDVDEGVDEEDEGFGEPAASSTLAAASFIQPAASSMPGASESVALDSAGVPGMDRVDSLAEYLVELKNQSSLILTNQQVSNIVALWQNLLDYDKQRVVFAARHQSKLDTGRFRSPKKRQEFTPGVESVKRHALTTTAPLAQWPDCCRLIETIFVKLCAIHKSPKKKGVGTVSRWDLILEDYKKIRQRILTNAAVMQQTTLQLVNVSHTTLVQWHNKRVKRQDSAVLMQGLQLPSRLSVAADPLPSANVRPHLCPQAGPSHQYHLPSSTVGQARVKKRKRNIAAAEIPQIPRRLLPAPLPGAQLVMLAPLATQGLTGPPAPARAPVRKLTHE